Proteins from one Desulfovibrio intestinalis genomic window:
- a CDS encoding SufB/SufD family protein → MSTVNLSRYSFSGNEGAAPIEDLANLPAQDRERLVLAGIDVNDRSVSGAFMQLNHAGVHCETKHEGLDLMDIRTALKKFDGLPQYFWKLIDPDKDEFTQLTREHCNGGYFVRARKGAKITQPVQSCMFIKGHGAGQSIHNIVIVEEGAEMHILGGCATAHDANDTAHLGITEYYVEKGGKLTFTMIHNWGTSTTVRPRSAGIVEAGGEFQNNYILLKPVADLQMYPTMKLQGQGAVARFNSVIVAPTGSYVDCGNRIELNAPDTRGEVISRTLTTGGTIINRGFIGASAAPARGHLECKGLILGGGRIHAIPELDSNQDGVELSHEAAVGKIAQEEIEYLMARGLDEDEAASTIVRGFLNVDIMGLPLPLKKAMDEQIGLLETGNAM, encoded by the coding sequence ATGAGCACTGTAAATCTTTCCCGCTACAGTTTCAGTGGCAACGAAGGGGCCGCGCCCATCGAAGACCTTGCCAACCTGCCAGCGCAAGACAGAGAACGCCTTGTGCTGGCTGGCATCGACGTGAACGACCGCTCGGTCAGCGGCGCGTTCATGCAGCTCAATCATGCGGGTGTGCATTGCGAGACCAAGCATGAAGGTCTTGACCTTATGGACATTCGCACCGCGCTCAAAAAGTTTGACGGGCTGCCCCAGTATTTCTGGAAACTGATTGATCCTGACAAGGACGAGTTCACCCAACTCACGCGCGAGCACTGCAATGGCGGGTACTTTGTGCGCGCCCGCAAGGGGGCCAAGATCACCCAGCCCGTGCAGTCCTGCATGTTCATCAAGGGACACGGCGCAGGCCAGAGCATCCACAATATCGTCATCGTTGAAGAAGGCGCGGAGATGCATATTCTGGGCGGCTGCGCCACGGCCCACGACGCCAACGACACCGCCCACCTCGGCATTACCGAATACTATGTGGAAAAAGGCGGCAAGCTCACCTTCACGATGATCCACAACTGGGGCACAAGCACAACGGTGCGACCCCGCTCTGCGGGCATTGTTGAAGCCGGGGGCGAGTTTCAGAACAACTATATTCTGCTCAAGCCCGTAGCCGACCTGCAGATGTACCCCACTATGAAGTTGCAGGGGCAAGGCGCGGTGGCCCGCTTCAATTCCGTTATCGTTGCGCCCACAGGCTCATATGTGGACTGCGGCAACCGCATTGAACTCAACGCTCCTGACACGCGCGGCGAGGTCATTTCACGCACGCTCACCACGGGCGGCACCATCATCAACCGGGGATTCATCGGCGCTTCCGCCGCTCCTGCCAGGGGCCACCTTGAATGCAAGGGCCTTATACTGGGCGGCGGGCGCATACATGCCATTCCTGAGCTGGACAGCAATCAGGACGGCGTGGAACTGTCACACGAAGCAGCCGTGGGCAAGATCGCCCAAGAAGAAATTGAATACCTCATGGCACGCGGTCTGGATGAAGATGAAGCCGCCTCCACCATTGTGCGGGGCTTCCTTAACGTGGATATTATGGGCCTGCCCCTGCCTTTGAAGAAGGCTATGGACGAGCAGATCGGCCTGCTGGAAACCGGCAACGCCATGTAA
- a CDS encoding ABC transporter ATP-binding protein — protein MLEIHDLHVEVKGTPVLKGIDLHIKSGETFILFGPNGSGKTTLLMTLMGFSGYAVTQGQIIFKGTDITNAPMYERARLGLGMSFQRPPTIHGLPTGKLVELCGRGRKMDVEGMARKVHFDSFLNRDVNAGFSGGEIKRSELLQLMAQQPDLLLFDEPESGVDLENMALVGQTVRGLLDGMPERCCATLRQREKARGTSGLIITHTGHILEYVNAHRGQVMYNGKLCCEAGPREILEHIASHGYQECLRCLAGDMFGQIAEAPLK, from the coding sequence ATGCTTGAAATTCACGACCTGCATGTGGAGGTCAAGGGCACGCCAGTGCTCAAGGGCATAGATCTGCACATCAAATCCGGTGAAACGTTCATACTTTTCGGGCCCAACGGTTCGGGCAAAACCACCCTGCTTATGACCCTTATGGGTTTTTCTGGCTATGCCGTCACTCAGGGGCAAATCATTTTCAAGGGTACGGATATTACCAATGCGCCCATGTATGAACGGGCGCGCCTGGGGCTTGGCATGTCTTTTCAGCGTCCCCCCACCATCCACGGCCTGCCCACAGGCAAGCTTGTGGAACTGTGCGGGCGCGGGCGTAAAATGGATGTGGAAGGCATGGCCCGCAAGGTGCACTTTGACAGTTTTCTGAACCGGGACGTCAACGCTGGTTTCTCCGGCGGCGAAATCAAACGCTCCGAACTTTTGCAGCTCATGGCCCAACAGCCCGACCTGCTGCTTTTCGACGAACCGGAATCAGGCGTTGACCTTGAAAATATGGCCCTTGTGGGCCAGACCGTGCGCGGCCTGCTGGATGGCATGCCTGAACGATGTTGCGCCACGCTGCGGCAGCGTGAAAAAGCACGCGGCACCAGCGGCCTCATCATTACCCACACCGGGCATATTCTGGAATACGTCAACGCCCACAGGGGGCAGGTCATGTACAACGGCAAACTCTGCTGTGAAGCCGGACCGCGTGAAATTCTGGAACACATAGCCAGCCACGGCTACCAGGAATGCCTGCGCTGCCTGGCTGGCGACATGTTCGGTCAAATTGCGGAGGCTCCTCTTAAATGA